The Silene latifolia isolate original U9 population chromosome 4, ASM4854445v1, whole genome shotgun sequence region TACTACGTGTTTGATTTTCTGTGATTGGGAGTGGTCTCTTATACTGTTGAGACTATTATTGGCGTAATATAGGAAGCATAGATATTTACCTTTTTCAGTTGTTGAGTTAGTTGTGGAATTAAGTGGTTGTGCAGTGCTGTTGCACTGTGGTCATCTTCACTGACATCAGATGCAGTTTTCATTGGAAATTGACCCATTTGTCGCTGATATGTTTTGCCTCTCTTAGTGGATGACCGCAATCTGCGGGTAGCTGATTTTGCTCAGTTTTGGGCAACTGCAAAGGTATATTCTTTCTCCTTATAGAATGTTCTGTGAACTTTGTGTTCTCTGTTGCTTCATCATGGGGCCTGGTAATGCTTTCTGCTAATGGATTCTCACCAAGTTCACTCCGATTATTATTATGTGATTTGGATTGTTATGATTGTGGTGGCTTCTCTGTGCCTGTCTTTTGGCTTGCACTTCTTGTGATTTGTCATCTATCAGTATTTTCTTGTGATCTGATAGTGCAACATAAGTAAATACAAGAAGTTAGGCTTGACCTACTATATTTGTGGGCAATTGCGGCAATTTGATACACCCTAAGATTCTGTCATTGGTGATTCACGTGGTTATCTAGTTTTGAAGTTGGAGGCATGTGCATAATGGTTTATCTTTGTGATTTCTGAATTGTTTTCTACAACGATATCATCATTATTACTCTAGTGCAAGGCTCCCACCTATAGCAGAGCAAGCAGGGGTCATATGTACACAGTCTAACCCTTGTgttgaaaacacaatgattaatcAGGCATGGGTGCTGATAGAAAGTGCGTATCGTGTATGCGTATTACATATTCGTATTGGAGCGTACTACGGATTAGGCAACCATGGTTTCAGGATGACCTATTATGGAAATACCGTCTAATTTTATTCTCTCTTTCAGAAAATTGATTTTGACGTTCATTCATGATGGTTTTATTGTTTGTTGCAGAGGTCGGGCTATGAAGTTTATGTGCTTGAAGCTCCATACAAGGACCCAGCAGTAAGTagttcactttatttatttcttttaggTTTTATCCCATAGCATGTTCTTTATAAATGTTTAGGTGCATTCTGGATTTTTGGTTACATTGTGGAACCATTGCTTCCATTTGCTACATGTTCTTTATCAATAATAACGGGAAAACTATCCTTTTCTTTCTAAAGGAAAGATATCCTGCCTAATGTTCTTTTTCCctattagtataaggtgatgaaATATCTTCAAGGGTTAAGGTATCTGTTGTATGCTAGAAAAAGTTGATTTTCCTGTTTGGAACTTGTAGGGTTGCACCGCTAGGAATGTTCATGGTTTCTCTCAAGACGAAGTAGAAAAGATGGCTGCACTGTGGGAAGAAGCTCCATCACTATACTTACAATTGGATGTTAAGGTTAATTATTGTGTCTCTGTTGGCTATTTTGAGAATATACCTCCTATTTCACTGTTAACTTAAAGGGTGTAAGATGATAATTTGATATTTCTCTGACAGTCCTTACTCCATGGAGATGATTTGAAGGAGGGGAATATAGAAGAGGTATATACTTTACTGCGTTTGTTTCAATTATGTATTGTATGCTCTAATATCTTGTTCACCACCGAGGTTTTCTTTCTGCAAGATATAGAAAGGTATTTCTTTCATTAAAATGTTTGATCTCATATGATTGTTGTGTTGTATAATCCAGGTTGATATGGACACAGAAGATGGGGATAGTGATCCAAGTTTGTCTAGTGAGAAACAAGCGGAAAGAGTATCTTTGGCTGAAAACTCAAGCCCCGATGGTATGATTGAGACCCCTTTTAGTCTCACGCTATTCGGTTGCACAATTTATTCCCGACGTGATTTGAGTTTCCATTCATAAAAAACGAAGGAGTAGTGTCTTCTTTTCCTCTATATATATGAATATGCAACATTTAATATGTGATCTGCTATTAATATAATGTTTGATATATTCCCTTCGTTTCATCCATTTGTTTATCTTAAAATACCACTCACAgagaataaaaaaggtaaacaaatgattgagacgtagGGAGTGTATATTTTAAGGCAGTATCCATACAAATGACCTTGTGGGTTTTTCTTTTGAACATATGCCTACAGCCTTACCTACCCTTAGTGCCTGCTTGACAAAAACAATATTTGTAAACAAAGTGCCGGCTTTTTTGAAGAGCAAAGGGGGATCTTTATACTTTCTTCTGTTTTTCAGTGTCTTCTGATCTCCATGTACAGTCTAAAAGTCCATTTTGAAACTATCTTGTAATTGGAATAAAGATAGTCATCTGTTTGGAtgtatccattttatttttcgACTGTTAATTCGAGTTATAGAGGCCATGTGGTTGATCTCTTTTTATTTCTGGCTATACAGCTTCACCCAAGGATAAAAGGAATTTAGATGCGGAGGCATGCAATCGGACAGAAAAAGTAAAAGATTTAGGACAGAGTAAGTGGTCAGACAATTTGGATGATGACGATGTCGAAAAAAGTGAGCTGTTTAAGGGAAAGACGAATGTTCTATCGGGGTTGCTTGGAACATACGGAAAAGAAGGTAAATCTGTACACTGGGGTGATCAGGTAAGATATATTTTCTGATTAGCCAGCGCATTCATTTTTGTTTTCAAGATCAAGTCTCAAACCGATTTTTTCATACCATGCATGAATGTGGTTCCTTCTGAGAGTGCCTGTGTGACAGTTTGACTATGAAGGATGTTTAATTACGTTCACAAAATATAACGTGGTGTGCTGTTAGATGCTTATTAAGTACGACCTCCCCATACAGAAAAAGATCACCGAGTATCTTAAAAATTTTTATACACACATTCAGCAGCATTTTACTTCATACCATGTGTAAATACTATCTGCTTGCATTTTATTAAACACAATTGATTTGTTATGACCAAATGTTGTGATCATTCAGGCTGGCCGTTCGGGTTTTTCAATTGGGGCCGTCAAGAAGGCAAAAATGGCATCTTTAGTCATAGGCCCTGGGGCAGGGTACAACATGGTACGTTTTCCTGCTCTTTCTAGCAAAAATGATCTAACCTGAATACCTGATCCAACAATAACCTGATCTGAAATAACCCGAAATAAGTAATTTGAAACAAAACATTGTTGGTCATGGCCCAAAAATTACCCAAAAGACCTATACCAAGTGACTCGATTACAACGGACGCGAAATGACCCAAACTTgtgatgacccgacccgaataacTCATCTGCTAGTTAAACATTGTTGGTCATGCTAGTCTCTTTTTTTCTGGCTAAACTTGCAGAAATCCAACCCATTACCTGAGGAGGATACAATGCCTGGAAAATCCAAGGAAACGAAGAAGCATAGTGCTTTTAAAGAGAGGTTACAAGCTGAGCAAGAGTCTTTCAGAGCTGTTTTTGATAGAAGACGACACCGTATTGGATTTGGCAGTGTTCTTACAGAAGAAGAATGATGTGCTCTACAAACTTTTGCTGTTTAATTAGCATCTCATAAACATAAAAAGAATAATGCTAATTGGTACGGAGTACTAAATTTTGTTATTTTGGCTGTAATCATTTGTAGTAAACACAATTTCAAGTCCACGGAAAATATCATTGCAGTTGCCTAGAAAGAGCTGTGCATGAGGCTGAAGCTCTAATTCTGTAGTAATACTGTCAAAAACATTGTAAAAAGTGCAATATATACAAATTGTTCCATAATCGATACTTCCTCTGTTTCGCATAGCGCTCTAGCACAAATGATGTTTTGATTTAGTTACTTTAGCAGTTGTAGTTAAACAGTTACTCCATATAGCTATGTTCTGTGTTACGGAAGCTTGCTTCTTGTTACTCAAGCGCAATCACTCAAAAAATCATGTTATAGCGCTTCTACTATATGCTGCTCCTGCTACTTCTACTATCCACCCACACAAATAAAATctaaaaaaagaaggaaaaaaaagcaACTGAGCAGTGCCTAACAACTAACTGAGCAAAAGAAGGGCATTATGACAACCAAAAGCTCCTTTATAAACATATGTTTCATCAATGATAACAAAACTATTTGATGAATGGGGAATCGCGCTTTACAAACGTAGGGGAAAAAACTTGGAGAGCACGGTGAATAAAGAACCCAAAACAGATGATCAAAACATTAGAATGAAGAAACGGAAATAAAACCGAttgaatttagacaactaataagAAAATAACCAACAATATTTACTTTAGATTTGACAAAATTCGttgaaattttacataaaatggcAAGATGGACAAGGGAAGCATATCTGGAATGGTGATCAACTGCAACCGGTATAAGACGGCAATCAGTATACCATTCGGGCATTAACAAGCCTACACACCAGTTATAGTACAGTGGCTAGAATCTTACTAAATCTTTGTAATACCAATCTAGCATGAACATGAAGCCAGTTCCTCTGTGCAGACTAAGACGGGTAGCAAAGCGATTTCCCAGTGGAAGTCATGGTGGCCACAACATTTTTGCCACACATGAACCTTAATAGGCTCGACCTGCACAAATAAAAAATATAACTATAGAAGTTACTAATTTTAGTATTTACCCGTTGTAAGCATTAGGACAGCTGGACAGGACCAGAAGCCATGGCTTATAGCTTAGTTATTATTCCTAAAGCATTTCGAGCAAACTTTGTATTAGCTGATAGCTCATTCGGGATCTCAGTCAAGTCTTCTACTCCGGCATTGATTTCTTCAACAGACTATCTGCACCAAATACCAAAGCATGTAACACCATTCATCAAATCTCAGTCATAGAGCCAAATACGCAGCCATATCGCCTCATGTACGATTGCAGTAATTTTCAAAACATTATAGCTAGGTTGTTAAGTGGTGTTGCAGGGTAGATTTAACACCATTCGTCAAATCTCTTGAACCTTAATTACTGAGTATGACCAATAGTTTTCATTTCACTTGCTAAACTACAGAGAGGATGAatttgaaaatcaaaaatcaTAATGTAAAGGCAATGAAGTAGAAAGAACACGTTGTCGAAATTATCAAAGCAAAAGTTAAACTCAGAAAATACCTGTCCTTTAGATCCCAAGTCTTTCTTAAGATGTTCAAGCATTGACAGGACAACAGCTTAGAATAGCTACATCCCAAAATTAACTCGCAATCAACATCGGCAGATCCCAACATCATCATATATGACAGAGCTTCTGTATATCTAATCTACACGAATTTGAACTCAACCGAATGTTGTAGACAAACCAGATTACAACTTCAAGACATACAAACAAGATAGAGGATGCACCCTTTGTTCTGGTGATGATCAACAAAGGTTTATACCTCCCATTACCCCAAATGAGAAGTTGGATATATTAACACAACCAAAATCCATTTTTTTACGGAAAAAAAGGAGATCAGGTTCATAATAGTGATAAACTAAAGTAGGGGTATTTTAGAACATGGTCGCAAGTCTTTCGCTCAACAACTACAGACTTCATCATGACTATCACCTCTTTGCAACCTCTTCCGATGGGGTAGCTTGGCATGAGGCATACATCTCGCGAATTGCCTCATGTTCACGGACACAGAGAGGGCTTGCATTAATCAAATCGTTGACCTCTGAATATCTACCTTGTTCATAGAAAGCTTGAATGATATTCTTATAACCTGGAATATAAGAAGTGTCATTTGGAGACAGTACCATAAGTAATCTCTTGGCATCATCAACTAATCCACACTTAGCAATGTATCGGATAATTGGCCCAGGCAAAACCCTGATTTTACTCTCCTTCATTACACCAAGAACCTGGAATGCTTCTTCGAGTTTTCCAGCTTCCATTAGCTTTTCAATCATAAGGTTATACGTATCATGTGAAGGTTGTGCTCGCCTTTCAGTCTTGATGAACTCAGTAAAGAATTTATAAGCATCAAGCACCTTATTTTCGGAGAGAAAACCATTTAGCAAAACTAACAATGTTTGAGGATCCGGTCTGAAATTTTTCTCCTTCATCTTTGCCAAACAGGATAATGCCTGAGCCATTTGAAGACCTTTACAATGGCCTTCGATTAACAAAGTCCACGTATTTACATTAGGAACACAACCCTCGACCTCCATTTGCTCAGGCACCTTACACGCTTCATCAAACCTGTTGCTTCTACAAAGGTCAATAATTTTTTGGTGGTAGGTAAAGTTGTCGGGCTTATACCCCAATTTCCTCATGTCCTCCACAATCTTTTTTGCTTCATCAAATTTCCCTAACTTACACAAAGCTCTATGTGCAACATCATAGAGGAATTTAGTGGGGGCATTTCCAGCACCAACAAACTTGTTAGCAACCCGATACACCAAATCCGGATTAGGATCCTCTTTATTCGAGATCCTACTCAACAAAGACTTTACCTGTGACAGCGAAGGCTTGTAAGGCCCATCCATCATTAACTCGAACAATTCAACTGCATCCTTGCGTGGTAGAGACTTACAAATCCTTAAGTATATATAGATATCAATATGATGCCCCTTAAGTCTCATTTCCTTCACAAAATCCCAAAACTCGCCAACTGTTTCAGCACGAGCTAAAACTTCGGTCATTGCATTATAAGTTACACTGCCATGTTCATATCCTCCGCAACTTCCAATCCATTCGAAGAACCTAAGTGCTTTCAATGGTTGTTCCCATAATCCAGCAATAATCCTTAACACAAAAATCTCAGTCAAAGGAAACTTAAGCTTCAGTTTCAACTCACACTCGACCTCCTCACTCCAATCAGACGACAAAATCACCTCCAACACCTCATTTGCAAAACCCTTTTCGACATCTGTTTCAACCATCTCTTGGTACCTTTTGCTCCATTCGACCGACTCCTCGTTCAATTTCTCACATGTTAATTTTATATTGATACCCTTAAAAACCCTATCATCCAAATAAAACCCTTTGCTCTTCATTTCTGAGAGAACATTCCAAAACTCCCTTATAAACCTTCTACAAGCCAAACACCTAAGCAATATAATATACGGCGTAAAACTTGGATTAAATCCTTTTTTAACGCATACCCATTTGAAAAAATCCAAACTTTTTCGTGGGTTTAAACTTAAATTTATCAAAACATAAACTACAGATTCATGGGTCAATTTAGGGTTCAATTTTTCCAATTCATTCTCAATTTGTTCTGACCATTGATTATTTGATAATACTAATTGAATGAATGATTCCGGCTTCGACGAAAAGAAGAGATTTTGCTGGAAATTAAAGGAATTAAAACAATTGTATGTCATTTTTGGGATTGAAATAGGATCAAATTGAGGGAAATTTGAGAAACGATTCACCTGAGTTGAGTTGATCATCCGGTAGTAGTGACCGTAACGCCGAGTTGAGGAGACCGAGTTGGCGAGTGCAGTTGACAGCTTCAATAACTTGGATCTGTTCATGGTTTTTGTCTTTTGAGAGTTGAGAGTTGAGACTTGAGAGAAAAGGGGACAGGGTTTAAGAGTTAACAAAGAGTTTAGAGTTAACGGTTTGTGTTTATATACTTGGATCTCAGGTAGATGGATAGATATATCCGTATCTGTTTAAAGTGAAAGATGAGTATATCCGTTTCAAGTAAAAGATAGGTTAAATATGtttaaagtggtgatatttttggaccccaccatgcaacttgttgcttgttttATTCAAGTGGGTAGATATTTGGCTCGTCTATgtactatagacggatatctctcgtgtataatgagaatttgtgtttacaATGTAAGACGATTCACTATTGTAAAAAGTTAAACTTTTCATTTATCGCTAAATCCGTAATAAATGGGTTAGTTTTCTATACGATGGGAAGTAAAGCGGTCTTCGGGTCGAGCTCTTCTGGTCAACAGGCCAGGGGTAGGAGCGGGCTGGGTCAGGCCGGGCTCTTCTGGTCAGGCCCTGAACCGGCCAGGGATAGGGTCGGGCATGCCTTGCTGGGAGTATGTTCGATCCGGGTCAGGTCTGTGATGGGTGGAGGGTGGACTGGGGGGCCTATGTAAATTTTTTTACTAAAATGTGGGGCCAAGGGCTGGTCGGGCTGGAAATTTAGGTTGCGGGCCAAGAACGACTAGGTCGGGCTAGATTGTCTAACATAACAGGCCAAGGATGGGTCGGGGCTTGGTCAGCTCGTGCTAATGGTCAACTCAAATTGGAAGTAAAAATTTATTCTTTATATTAGTCTCCTCTTT contains the following coding sequences:
- the LOC141652687 gene encoding pentatricopeptide repeat-containing protein At3g48250, chloroplastic-like, coding for MKSKGFYLDDRVFKGINIKLTCEKLNEESVEWSKRYQEMVETDVEKGFANEVLEVILSSDWSEEVECELKLKLKFPLTEIFVLRIIAGLWEQPLKALRFFEWIGSCGGYEHGSVTYNAMTEVLARAETVGEFWDFVKEMRLKGHHIDIYIYLRICKSLPRKDAVELFELMMDGPYKPSLSQVKSLLSRISNKEDPNPDLVYRVANKFVGAGNAPTKFLYDVAHRALCKLGKFDEAKKIVEDMRKLGYKPDNFTYHQKIIDLCRSNRFDEACKVPEQMEVEGCVPNVNTWTLLIEGHCKGLQMAQALSCLAKMKEKNFRPDPQTLLVLLNGFLSENKVLDAYKFFTEFIKTERRAQPSHDTYNLMIEKLMEAGKLEEAFQVLGVMKESKIRVLPGPIIRYIAKCGLVDDAKRLLMVLSPNDTSYIPGYKNIIQAFYEQGRYSEVNDLINASPLCVREHEAIREMYASCQATPSEEVAKR